The region cccctccataccaccctacctcctctcttctctcctcacctcctctcttctctcctctcctctccccacctcctctcttctcttctttcctcctcctctcctctccccacctcctctcctctctacaccccacgtcctctcctctccccacttcctctccttaTCACCCCTCTACACCCCCGCCACCACCCAACCTCGccacctcccctcctcaccaccccTCCCCACTCCCCAACTCCTCTCCcaacctcccctccccacctcccctcctcaccaccccTCTCCACTCATCACCTCCTatccccaccttctctcctctacccctctccactccccctctcctctccccaactcctctcctcaccacccctctcccacccccacctcctcaactcctcctctactcctctccccatctcctctccccacctcctcaccCAGATCTAATCTGCCTGGCCTGTCTGTCAGGtagcccctctcccctccccacctcctctcctctcctccctcccctactcctctccccctctcctctccccacctactctcctctccccacctcctctcctctccccacctcctctcctctccccacctcccctctccccaccccacctcctctcctctcctcaccacccctctccccacccccacctcctcaactcctcctctactcctctccccatctcctctccccacctcctctcccagaTCTAACCTGCCTGGCCTGTCTGTCAGGTAGCCCCTCTCCCCTACACCAACCacatatcctgtgtgtgtgtgtgttgtgtgtgtctgtgcgggtgtgtgtgtttgttccagaCATGTCCTATTGTCTGACCTGCATGGCCTGTCTGTCAGGTAGCATCAGTCTGCAGCAGATGCCATGTGACCCCCTGGGGCGGCTTGCCAAAAACTAATTGACTCTGAGCCTTGTTAAGGGATGCTCCGCTCGCCAATTAGCGAGGCTTTGTGGGGTGACCCACCGGCAGTGATGAAAGCGCTCAGCTTTGCCCCGCTGTGTCAAGGTCTCCTGGGTAATCAGAGTGTCCGCTGACCCGGGGACTGGAGGGCAGGGCCACAGTGGAGAGGATGGTCTGGGCTGGAGGGATggtggaatggagggatggagggatggcgggatggtgggatggagggatggagggatggtgggatggagggatggagggatggcggGCCACAGTGGAGAGGATGGTCtgggctggagggatggagggatggtgggatggagggatggagggatggtggaatggagggatggagggatggtgggatggtgggatggagggatggtgggatggagggatggagggatggcggGCCACAGTGGAGAGGATGGTCtgggctggagggatggagggatggagggatggtgggatggagggatggagggatggagggatggcagGCCAGAGTAGAGTGGAGATGAAGTGATGGAGAGTGGCTGGGCTGATGGTAGGGCAGGGCCACAGAGTAGAAGatggtctgggctttggctgggcctgGAGTGGAGGGCCACAGTgaagtggaaaggagaggagaggagagagaagtggagtgggtggggctggtctggtctgggaatggtctggaatggggatgatctggtctggtctggggatGGTCTGGGCTGGGGATGGTCTGGACTCGGGATGGGCTGGGGATGGGATGGTCTGGGAATGGTCTGGTCTGGGGATGTCTGGGCATGGGCTGGAGATGGGTTGGGCTGGGgatggtctgttctggtctggggatggtctggtctggtctggagatGGTCTGGTCTGGGGGTGGTCTGGGCTGGGGATGGTCTGGTCTGGGGGTGGTCTGGGGATGGTCTGGTCTGGGGATGGTCTGGGCTGGGGATGGGCTGGGGATGGTCTGgggatgggctgggctggggatgGTCTGGGGATGGTCTGGTCTGGGGATGGGCTGGGGATGGTCTGGTCTGGGGATGGTCTGGGCTGGGGATGGTCTGGTCTGGGGGTGGTCTGGGGATGGTCTGGTCTGGGGATGGTCTGGGCTGGGGATGGGCTGGTCTGGGTGTGGTCTGGGCTGGGGATGGTCTGGTCTGGAGAAGGTCTGGTCTGGGGATGGGCTGGGGATGGTCTGGTCTGGGGATGGTCTGGGCTGGGGATGGTCTGGGCTGgggatgggctgggctggggatgGTCTGGGGATGGTTTGGTCTGgggatgggctgggctggggatgGTCTGGGGATGGTCTGGTCTGGGGATGGTCTGGGGATGGTTTGGTCTGGGGATGGTCTGGTCTGGGGATGGTTTGGTCTGgggatgggctgggctggggatgGTCTGGGGATGGTCTGGTCTGGGGATGGTCTGGGGATGGTTTGGTCTGGGGATGGTCTGGGCTGgggatgggctgggctggggatgGTCTGGGCTGGGGATGGTCTGGGGATGGTCTGGTCTGGGGATGGTCTGGGGATGGGCTGgggatgggctgggctggggatgGTCTGGGGATGGTCTGgggatgggctgggctggggatgGTCTGGTCTGGGGATGGTCTGGTCTGGGGATGGTTTGGTCTGgggatgggctgggctggggatgggctgggctggggatgGTCTGGGCTGGGGATGGTCTGGGGATGGTCTGgggatgggctgggctggggatggtctggggatgggctgggctggggatgGTCTGGTTTGGGGATGGTCTGGTCTGGGGATGGTCTGGGGATGGTCTGGTCTGGGGATGGTCTGGTCTGGGGATGGTCTGGGCTGGGGATGGGCTGGGGATGGTCTGGTCTGGGGATGGTCTGGTCTGGGGATGGTTTGGGCTGgggatgggctgggctggggatgGTCTGGTCTGGGGATGGTCTGGTCTGGGGATGGTCTGGGGATGGTCATGTCTGGGGATGGTCTGGGGATGGTTTGGTCTGGGGATGGTCTGGGCTGGGGATGGTCTGGGCTGGGGATGGTCTGGGGATGGTTTGGTCTGGGGATGGTCTGGGCTGGGGATGGTCTGGGGATGGTCTGGTCTGGGGATGGTCTGGGCTGgggatgggctgggctggggatgGTCTGGGGATGGTTTGGTCTGGGGATGGTCTGGGCTGGGGATGGTCTGGGGATGGTCTGGTCTGGGGATGGTCTGGTCTGGGGATGGTCTGGTCTGGGGATGGTCTGGTCCGGGGAACATCTATGAGTGTATCTTAGCAAAGCTTCTTCAGTCTAGAAACATCTATGAGTGTATCTTAGCAAAGCTTCTTCAGTCTAGAAACATCTATGAGTGTATCTTAGCAACGCTTCTTCAGTCTAGAAACAGCATTAGCTAGCATTAGGGATCTGAGATGTTAGCATTAGCTAGCACTAGTGGTCTGAGATGTTAGCATTAGCTAGCATTAGTGGTCTGTTAGTATTAGCTAGCATTAGTGGTCTGAGATGTTAGCATCAGCTAGCATTAGTGGTCTGAGATGTTAGCATCAGCTAGCATTAGTGGTCTGAGATGTTAGCATTAGCTAGCATTAGTGGTCTGATATGTTAGCATTAGCTAGCATTAGTGGTCTGAGatgttaacattagctagcattAGTGGTCTGAGATGTTATAATTAGCTAGCATTAGGGATCTGAGATGTTAGCATTAGCTAGCATTAGTGATCTGAGATGTTAGCATTAGCCTTAGTGTATGCCTGCTTTGTGCTGTCTACCAGTCTGCTTTTCCTTTGTACTGTCTGCCTTGTGTGGAAAATTGGTTTAAAACTCAAGCCAAAATATGCCTCTGTTTGTGTTTGCATTAGTCTGACGTAGACAGAGATAGTAGTTAGCCGTTTCAAAAGCTCATTTTTCAAACGCTGCTGCAGCTAAAACCTCGTATATCCTTTAACATGgagagttgttgttgttgttgtattgaatTGCACAGAAGTGTCTCTTTGTAATGTGTGTGGGaggcaaagacagacagagagacagacggatggacaggcaagcaggcaggcaggcaggcagacagacagacagacggaaaggcagacagacagacagactgtcagACAGATGTCACCCTGAAGTTCAGATCTAGTTTCCATCTATCCTCTTCAAATCCGAACCTATTCTGCTGCGAAACCTCAAGACAGGCAGCAATCACTCCAAGGAAGCGAGCTCCAGTGATCGGCCTCATTTGCACTcacagtatatagactttttgttttcttttgttctactgtattattgactgtatgttttgtttattccatgtgtaactctgtgttgttgtatgtgtggaATTGCtacactttatcttggccag is a window of Oncorhynchus mykiss isolate Arlee chromosome 11, USDA_OmykA_1.1, whole genome shotgun sequence DNA encoding:
- the LOC118937400 gene encoding vegetative cell wall protein gp1-like: MFPGPDHPQTRPSPDQTIPRPDHPQTIPSPDHPQTKPSPDHPQPSPSPAQTIPRPDHPQTIPSPDHPQTKPSPDHPQPRPSPAQTIPRPNHPQTIPRHDHPQTIPRPDHPQTRPSPAQPIPSPNHPQTRPSPDQTIPSPSPAQTIPRPDHPQTRPSPDHPQTRPSPNQTIPSPAHPQTIPSPAHPQTIPRPSPAQTIPSPAHPQPSPSPDQTIPRPDHPQTRPSPAQPIPRPSPDHPQPSPSPAHPQTIPRPDHPQTIPSPDHPQPSPSPAQTIPRPNHPQTIPRPDHPQTIPSPAHPQTKPSPDQTIPRPNHPQTIPRPDHPQTIPSPAHPQTKPSPDHPQPSPSPAQTIPSPDHPQTRPSPAHPQTRPSPDQTIPSPDHTQTSPSPAQTIPRPDHPQTTPRPDHPQPRPSPDQTIPSPSPDQTIPRPSPAQPIPRPSPAHPQPRPSPDQTIPRPPPDQTIPSPDHPQTRPSPDQTRPSPDQNRPSPAQPISSPSQTILSTVALPSSPRVSGHSDYPGDLDTAGQS